CTCACGGTCACCGGCAGCGTCGACGCGGTCGCCCACGAGAAGCGGACCCTCACCCTCGCCCCCGGCACCCATCACGTCTCCGGCGGCACCACCCTCGCCTTCGCCCCGGGAGCGGCACTGCCGGAGCGGGTCGCCAGCGGGTCGGATCCTCTCGGCTGGTCCCAGCCGCTGGCCGGCGGCCGCGACGGACACCAGCTGTACGCCACGTACGGACTGATCCTCGCGACCTTCCTCGGCACCATGGGCCTGCCGCACGTCGCCGTCCGCTTCTACACCAGCCCGAACGGCCGGGCCGCCCGCCGCACCACCCTCGTCGTGCTCGGACTCGTCGGCGCCTTCTACCTGTTGCCGCCGCTGTACGGCGCCCTCGGCCGGGTCTACGCCCCCGAGCTGGCCCTCACCGGTTCCGCCGACGCGGCCGTGCTCGTGCTGCCCGACCGCATCCTGGGCGGACTGCTCGGCGACCTCCTGGGCGCGCTCCTCGCGGGCGGCGCCTTCGCCGCCTTCCTCTCCACCGCCTCGGGGCTCACCATGTCCGTCGCCGGCGTCCTCACCCAGGACGTCCTGCCGTCCCGGGGCGTACGGCACTTCCGCCTCGCGACCCTGCTCGCCACCGCCGTACCGCTGGCCGTGGGGGTGTTCGCCTCGAAGGTGCCGGTGGCCGACGCCGTCGGCCTCGCGTTCGCCGTCTCCGCCTCCTCCTTCTGCCCGCTGCTCGTCCTCGGCATCTGGTGGCGGCGCCTCACCCCGCCGGGTGCGACGGCCGGGCTGCTGCTCGGCGGCGGCTCCGCGCTCGCGGCCGTGATGGCGACCCGGGCGGGGCTCGCCCCCGAGGGCTGGCCGCACACCCTGATGGCCTGGCCGGCGGTCTGGTCGGTGCCGCTCGGCTTCCTGACCATGATCCTGGTCTCGCTGGCCACCCCCCGCCGGGTCCCGCCCGGCACCCCGGCGCTGCTCGCCCGGCTCCATCTCCCGGAGGAGATCACCGGCCCCGTCACCGGCCCCGCGCACGCTCCCGTCCCGGAGGTCGGCCGATGAGCGGCATCGCCCTCGCCGCCGCGGCCGCCGCCGGCGCCGTGCTGCTCGCCGCGGGCTTCGTCCTCGGCCGGTTCGCCGCCCGGCGCGGCGGCCGCGCCGCCGATCCCGATCTCGGCACGCCCGTCGAACGGGCCACCTTCCACACCCTGCACACCGCCTCCCTCGCCGCTCCGCCGCTCCGCGCCGGACTCACCGAGGACACCGCGCGCAGGGCGGCCGGCACCCTCCGCTCGCTGCTCGGCACCGAGGCGCTCTGTCTCACCGACCGGGGCGCGGTCCTCGCCTGGGACGGACCGGGTGAGGACCATCACCGGGCGCACGTACCGGAGCAGGCCGCCGAGACCCTGGAGACCGGCCGCAGCCGGTCCGCGCACACGGACTGCGCCGACCCGGCCTGCCCGCTGCGCTGGGCGGTGATCGCCCCGCTCACCGGGGAGGACGGGGTCCTCGGCGCGCTCGTCGCCTACGGCTCGCGGGAGTCTGCCGTCCTGGTGCGGGCCGCGACCGAGGTGGCCCGCTGGGCCTCCGTCCAGCTGGAGCTCGCCGAGCTCGACCGTTCGCGCACCCGCATCGTGGAGGCCGAGATCCGTGCGCTGCGTGCGCAGATCTCCCCGCACTTCATCTTCAACTCCCTCGCCGCCATCGCCTCGTTCGTCCGCACCGACCCGGAGCAGGCCCGCGAGCTCCTCCTCGAGTTCGCGGACTTCACCCGCTACTCCTTCCGCAGGCACGGCGAGTTCGCCCAGCTCGCCGACGAACTGCGTTCCATCGAGCAGTACTTGGCCCTCGCGGGGGCCCGCTTCGGGGACCGGCTGAAGGTGACGCTGCAGATCGCCCCCGAAGTGCTGCCGGTCACCCTGCCCTTCCTGTGCCTCCAGCCCCTCGTGGAGAACGCCGTCAAGCACGGCCTGGAGGACCGGGAGCGAGGCTGCCGGGTCACGATCGCCGCCCGTGACGCGGGCGCCGAGGCGGTGGTGACCGTCGAGGACGACGGCATCGGCATGGACCCGGAGCTGCTGCGCGCCGTCCTGCGCGGAGAGCACCCCGCCGGGTCCGGCATCGGCCTCTCCAACGTGGACGAACGGCTGCGCCAGGTGTACGGCGGGGAGTACGGCCTCGTCATCGAGACGGGGGTCGGCGCGGGGATGAAGGTGACGGTGCGCATCCCCAAGTACCACCAGGGCGTGCACCGTTCGTCACCCTGACCGGGTACGGGCGGCGGGGCGCTTCAGCGCAGGTGCAGCGAGAGGTGGGCGAGCGGCAGGCCGAGCTTCCAGGCGGGCAGCCAGATCTGCTCCTCCTCGTCGACGGTGCGGCCCGACTCGCCGTCCGTCCGGCCGTCGAGGTCGGCGGCGCGCACCCAGGTGTCGCGCAGGGCGCGCCACGCGGTCTCCGCGAGCGCCAGGTCGGGTCCGTCGTCGCCGGTCGCGCGGCGCGCCGCGAGCCGCTCCCCGACCCAGGGCGGCCAGGGCCGGTCGTACGCCGTGTGCCGCAGCCATTCGTCGACGCGGCACAGCGGTCCGCCCACCGGTCCGTCCGGCTCCTCCGAGAGGTGGACGGTGAGGGCGAGCGCCTGGAGGCCCGCCCGGTACTCCAGTGAGCCGGGTGCCACGAGGGCGGCGGCCCGCAGGACCTCGTCGGCCAGGTACTCGGCGCACAGCCAGGCCATCGGGACGGCGAGTTCGCCGCCACTCGTGCCGCCGGCGCCGTTCGTGCTCTCGGGGCGCAACGCTCCCACCTTCTCCCGGACATCGGGGACCCGGACGTGTGGGACCCGGGGAGAGCTTCCTCCGTGGAGGGCGCCCGCGTGTCCCGCTTTGCTCAACTCGCCCGTGTGGTTTCGGATACGTTTCCCGGCCGGATCGGTGCCGGTGGGATTACTGATGTTCCGGGAGGCGTACGGGGCGGGGGAGGCGTCTTGAGCGGCGGCGGGAGGTGCGGCGTCGGCCGGACCGGTTCCCGTCCGGCCGTCGGCGCGGCGGCCGGACGGGAGGGGCGGTTCAGCCGAGGAGCGCGTAGACCGCGGTCGCGTGGGCCGCGATCTCCTCCGTGCCCTCGGCCGTCATGGTGATGTCGGCGAAGGCCATCCGCTTCCCCGCCTTGGTGAGTCCGGCCCGCACCAGGACGTCGGCGCCCACGACCGCCCGCTGGAAGCTGATCGACTGCTGGACGGTGGTCATGGGAACGAAGCCGCCCCGGGCCGCGGCGACCGCGATCACGGTCGCCGTGTCGGCGGCGGCCATCAGGGCCTGCCCGGACAGGCCCCCGCCCTCCCGGGCCAGCCGCTCCGACCACGGGAGCCGGAGCACGGCCCCCTGGCCGTCGACGGATTCGACGGTGAGACCGAGATCGAGCACCCAGGGTGCGAAGTTGTCGGCGAGGATCTTTTCGGCGGCGGCGAGTGTCAGCGTCACGGCGTCATTGTGGGGCCGTGACGCGGGGCCGGGCAACGGCCGCGCGGTGCGGCCGGTAGCCGGGCAGCGACCGGCCCAGCTGCCGCAGCGCGTAGTGGGAGCGGGACTTGACGGTGCCGGCCGGGATGCCCAGGTCGACGGCGGCCTCGTTGACGGTCAGGCCGTGGAAGTAGATCCGGACCAGGACGGCGCGGTGCTCGGGGCTCAGTTCGCGGACGGCCGCCCGTACGTCGAGCGCGGCCTCGGCCGAGGCGGTGGCGTCGTCGGGGTCGGGGGTCACGGCGAGGACGCCGTCCCCGATCTCGGCGGGCCGGGCGAGGCGTGAGCGGCGGGCGTCGATGGCGAGGCGACGGGCCACGGTGAAGAGCCAGGGGCGCATCGACGCGTAGGGGCCGTCGAAGGCCTCGGGGTGGAGCCAGGCCCGTACCAGGGTCTCCTGCGCGAGGTCCTCGGCCCGCTGGCGGTCCCCGTAGGTGAGGCCGAGCAGGAAGGAGAGGAGCGCGGGGCCGTGGTCCCGCTGCAGCTCCTCGAGGGTCCGTTCGTCGGTGGTCGCCGTTGGCATGCTCCCCGCCTCTCTGCGGCTCGTCGTCCGGGGCGTATCGGAACCCATTCGGACGGCGAGGGACAGGGAACGGACATCGGTCTGCGACGAACGGTCGCACCAAGCGGCGAATGGTACGGCGAGCGGTCACGAGACGGTCGTCCGAAGAGCCTGCGTCCGTTTCAGCGGGGTTCCTGAGGCTCTGCGGCCTTGACCCTTGACTGCGGCTTTCGCTCGGGATCAATTCGTATGAACAGATGTTCATCCCAGGAATCGGGCGGAGTGCCGTACATGACCTCACGCACCAGGCCGGCGGGCGTGGCGCTCGCCGCCTTCCTGTTCGCGGCGACGACCGGCTGCACCGAGGGGAACGGACCGCCCGGCGGAGCCCCCAGCCCCGAGGCCACGAGCGGGCGGCCCGGATCCGCGCCGCCCGCCGAGCCCTCCGCCGCGCCCGGTGGTGCGTCCGCGCCCGCCGGGTTCACCCTCGTCGCCTCCGGAGACGTCCTCCCGCACGATTCGATCATCCGCCGCGCGGCCGAGGACTCGGGCGGAAGCGGCTACGACTTCACGCCGATGTTCTCCGGGGTGAAGGCCGTCGTCTCCCGGGCCGACCTGGCCATCTGCCACATGGAGACCGTGTACGGGCCGGACGGCGGCCCCTACATCGGCTACCCCGCCTTCACGTCGCCGCCCGAGATCGCCGCGGCGCTCAAGGCCACCGGCTACGACTCCTGCTCCACCGCCTCCAACCACACCCTGGACGACGGGGCGGCGGGCCTCGGCCGCACCCTCGACGCCCTGGACCGGGCCGGTGTCCGCCATGCCGGATCGGCGCGCACGGCCGAGGAGGCCGCGACGCCCACCCTGCTCACGGCGGGCGGTGCCACCGTGGCCCAACTGGCCTACACCTACGACACCAACGGCTACCCGATGCCCGAGGGGCAGCCGTGGGCCGTCCAGAAGCTCGACGAGCGGAAGGTGATCGCCGACGCCCGCGCAGCCCGCGCGGCCGGGGCCGACGTGGTCGTGGTCAGCGTCCACTGGGGCAGCGAGTGGCAGACCGAACCCGACGAGCGACAGCTCACGCTCGGCCGCGCGCTCACCGCCTCGCGGAGCGGCGGCCGTCCCGACATCGACCTGATCCTCGGCACGCACGCCCATGTCCCGCAGGCGTACGAGAAGGTCAACGGCACCTGGGTCGTCTACGGGATGGGCGACCAGATCGCCGGGGACATGATCAATCACGAGGGGGCCCACGACCCTCGCGGCAACCAGGGCAGCATCGGCCGCTTCACCTTCGGCCCGCCCAGGAGCCCCGGCGGGCGCTGGGAGGTCGTCAAGGCCGAGTTCGTCCCCCAGTGGTTCGACACGGGGCGCGGCCGGGTGGTCAACCTCGGCGCCGACGACGGCTCCGACCCGCGCCACATCGAGATCCGGGACGCCATCCGGCGGGTGGTGCTCAGCCGCGGCGCGGCCGAGGACGGTCTGGTGATGGGCGAGTAGCCGGACCACCGGCCGCACGGGCCGGTCGCGGCGCCGGGGCAGGGCACCCGGTCGCGGCGCCCGGGTGCGGGGCGGCCCGCCCGGTCATCGTGGTGGCCGCGGCCCGGTCACGGGACGACGGTGACCGGCCAGCGGCCCGCCTTCACGAGCCGGACGGCCACCGAGCCCACGAACCGGTGCCCGGCCGACTCCGAGGCGCCCACCACCACGGCGTCCGCGGTCAGCTCCTCGGCCGCTTGGACCAGGCCCGCGTAGGCGTCGCCCCGGAAGGTGTGGAACTCCCACCGCATCCGCCAGAGGTCCTTCACCCGCTCCGCCGACGTACGGATCTCGGTGACCAGGTCCTGGGCGATCTCCTCGGTGGTGCCCGCCGTCGGCGCGCCCATCGCGGCCCCCGCGGTGATCACCGGCTGCACGTAGACGAGTGCGAGCAGGGCGTTCTGCCGCCGCGCGAGCCCGGCCGCGTACGCCGCGGCGCGCAGCGAGGAGTCGGATCCGTCGATTCCCGCCATGATCACTTTCGGGCCGTCGGTTCCGCGTTCGAACCGACCGGGCTGCTGTTCGTTCACCTTTCGAGGTTATCGGCTCATCGGGTGCTTTCGGCGGGGCGGCCGGTGTCGATGAGCCGCGCGAGCTCTCATCCATAGGGACCATTGGTCATGAAAAAGGATCAGATGCCTCCCGGGCGCCGCGCGCTGCTGCGGCTCGTCGCCGCCCTCGGGGCCACCGCCACCGTCGGAGTCATCGCGGCGGACCGGCTCGCGGCGCCCGAACCGGCCGACGGGACCGCCGCGCCCCCGGCCCCGCCCCGCCGGGGAACGGGCCCCGCCGCCGGCCCGCAGGCGCAGGCCGCCCGGCTGAGCCCCACCTCGTACCGCCTCCAGCCGATGACCGCGTACGCACCCCCGGCGTTCCGCCGCGCCGTGCCGCCGGTCAGGCAGCGGCCCTTCCTCAGCATGTCCGGGGTCGGCCGCTCGATGGTGCTCACCTTCGACGACGGCCCGGACCCCCGCTACACCCCGGGGATCCTGGAGACCCTGCGCCGCCACGACTGCCGGGCCATGTTCTTCGTCTGCGGCGAGATGGCCGTCGAGAACCCGGACCTGCTGCGCGAGATGGCCGAGGACGGGCACGTCGTCGGCAACCACTCCTGGTCGCACCCGCTCATCCCGAAGCTGCGGCCCTCCCGCATCCGGGACGAGCTCGGCTCCACGAGCGAGGTGATCGAACGGACCCTGGGGACGGCCCCGCTCTGGTACCGCGCGCCCTACGGCGCCTGGAACCGGCACTCCTTCGAGATCGGGGCCGAGCTCGGCATGGAGCCGCTCGCCTGGACCGTCGACACCCTGGACTGGAAGGAACCCGCGGCCGCCGGCGCCATCGTCCGCCGGGTCCTCGACGGCGCCGCCCCCGGCGCCGTCGTGCTCTCCCACGACGCCGGGGGCGACCGGGCCCAGAGTGTGACCGCGCTCCGCCGCTATCTGCCCGAACTCCTCGACGCGGGCTACCACATCACCGTCCCCCGGCGCTGACCGCACGGGTACGGACCGCACGGCCGAGGTACGGCCTCCGGTACGTCCCGCGGTACGGGTCTCCGGTACGGGTCTCCGGTACGGCGAAGGGCCCCGGCGCCACCAGGTGCCGGGGCCCTTCGCCGTGCCCCGCTAGCGCGAGCCGACCATCCGCGCGTACACGACGACGTTCCCGTCGTAGCCGCGCGCGCGCGTGTAGCCGCCGCCGCAGGTGATGACCCGCAGCTCGGGCTCACCCGTGTCGGCGTACACCTGCACGCCGGGGAAGTTGTCCTTCGCGTACACCTCGAGCCCGTAGATCTCGAACACCGCGATCCGGCCGTCGTACCGCTCGACCTCGATGTGCTGGCCCTTCTCCAGGGAGCCCAGGCCGTAGAAGACCGCGGGGCCCTGTGCGTTGTCGACATGGCCGACGACCACCGCGGTGCCGCGCTGGCCGGGGGAGATGCCGTTCTGGTACCAGCCGGCGAGGTTGGTGTCCTGCGGCGGAGGGGCCGCCACCCAGCCGTCGGGGTCCAGCCCCACGTCCATGATCGGGGCCGCCACCTGGATCGCCGGGATCTTGATGCGGGAGGCGGGGGCGAAGGGCAGCGGCTCCAGCCCCTCGACGGAGCCGTCCGGCGGCGTGACGGGGCGCGCCACGGGACGGGCCGCCGCGGCGGGCTGCGGAGGCCCCAGCGCGACGTCCACTCCGTTGCGCATCATCGCGATCCCGGACAGCATGGCCAGGGCCAGGACGCCCCAGGGTTGGCGTCTCCTGCGCTGGAAGACGCGGAAGTCCTTCGGGGGCATGGTTCTCCCTTCGTGGCGTCGTCAGAACGGTAAAGGCGACCTGACGGACCGTCGCGCCGGACGGCGCGAACGGGTGGGGGCCACGTCCGGACGGGTGGCGAGCCGGGGGTACGGGGTGCGCCGGCGTCCCTCCTGACGCGCGCGTGCCCGGGCCGGCGCGGACCGCTCTCGGGACGCCGGGCGGCCGACAGGTGGGTGACAACGGGCTGACCCATCCGAGTAATCGTCAGATAAGCAGCCCACTCGCCTCTGACCTGCGGATCTTCCTCCTGCGAGGACCCGATTCCCGGCGTGTCGTCTCACCGGGGTGGACCAGTGCCGAAATGCGCTGCCCGCTCCGACTTGTGATGGTTCGTCATGGAAGGCGTACTCGTCGACACTCCCGGAGCACCGCTTTGGGGCGTCTTCCACTGGAGGTTCAACCATGCGTGCTGCACGCACTCTGGCGGTGACCGCCACCGCGATCGCGGCGGTCGGCCTCGCGGCCCCCCTTGCCGCCGCCACCTACGGTCCGGGCAATGTCGTCAGCGGTGGCTCGAACAACAGTCCGAGCAACGTCACCGTCAGCCCCTTCGAGGTCCACCCCGGGTCGACGCTCACCATCACCGCCAGGGGCTGCAACCGTGGCGGCACGGTCACGTCCAACGCCTTCCCGGACGCCACCCTCTCCGGCGGCAACGGCGTCTCCACGGCCGTCGCCCGCGTCTACAACAACGCCACTCCCGGCAACTACAACCTGGCCGTCCGGTGCAACGGCGGCTCCAACGTGGTCACGGAGCCGTTCCGGGTCCTCCCGGGCCGCGGCGCCCAGGGCGGCCTCGGCGGCTCGCTGGCTCCCAGCTCCACGGAGATGGCCGTCGGCGGCAGCCTGGTCGCCGCCGCCGCACTCGGCGGCGGGCTCTTCATCGCCCGTCGTCGCCGTGTGACCGGCGCGGGGATCTGACCGGTCGAACCTCCCGGTCGACCCGCTCTGCCCGTCGCCCCCGAGTCCCCTTCCGGGACCCGGGGGCGACGGGCGTCCGCGGACGAGCGGGCACCGACGCCGGACCGGCCGCGACGGCCGCTCAGTGGCGACGGGCGGAGCCGGAACGGCGACGCACCACGTACACGCCACCGACGGTCGCGGCGAGCACGAGCGCTCCTCCGGCGGCCAGTTCGAGCGGCTCGATGCCGCCGCTCGAACCGCCGAGACCGCCCTGCACACCCCGCGGGGGAGTGAGGATGGTGGAGCTGATGGTCGGGGTGGCGGTGGGCGTACCGCTGATCGTCAGGGTCGTGGTGTCCGAGATTCCGCCGGTGCAGTTGAACGACACCGTGTACACGGCACCGCGCCGGGCGTCCGCGTCCACGGTGGCGATGGCCGCCGATCCCGGTGCGATGGTGACGGTGTCGAAGATGCCGGCCGAGGCCGTCGCCGTACTGGCGCAGCCGGGGGCACTCAGCGTCACCCGGCCGCCCGGGGCGACGACCGAGGGCGACACGACGAAATCGCCCGGTGCCTTGGCCCGTGCCGCTCGCGCGTTCGGTGCGGGAGCACCGTCCGCCGCGACGGCGGTGGGGGCGGCCAGGGCGAGGGCGGCCGCCCCCAGCAGGGCAGTGGACGCGGCACGTATCGCGCGCATGGTGAATCCTCCGGGTCCCGAGGGGCAGCCGCGGAAAGGGGGTTTCCGCGAAAGACCGTGCGTGCACCTCGATGTCCGAAACGCTAGAAGCGCACTACCACAGCCGCGATCCCAGACGTGCGAATGGGGCACGCATGTCCCCCGAGTGGCTCATCCGTCCGTGTCGCCTCACGGTGTGAGCTGCGGGAACAGATCGGTGAACGGCGCGGCGGTGGCCGAGATGCCCCGGCCGAACGGGGCGTCGAAGTCCCAGATGAGGAACAGCAGGAAGGCGATCAGCACGCTGAACAGTCCGGCGAGCAGCAGTTCGCGCCCGGTTCTGCGGATCTGCAGGGTGAAGATCAGGCCCACCGTCACCAGCGCGCCGATGATCAGACCGAACCACACCACTCCCGGCATGGTCTCCCCGGCGTTCTGCCCCCGGGCCCCCCGGGCGTCGTCGGCCGCCGCCACCTGGTCGACCAGCGGCTGGTACGCCTGCCCCTCGAAGTCGTCGGCGGGCTGGTAGTCGGTGACGCTGCGCCGCACCTTCTCCAGGAGCGCCGTGCCCTCCTCGCTCAGCTCGCCGTGCTCCGCCATGTACGTCCACTCGTCGTCGACCACGTAACCGACGTACGCGTCGACGTCGGCGCGGATGCGCTCGCGGACGGCCTGCGGGTAGACCTCGACGCGGGCCGAGATCTCGTGCATCGCCTGGGCCTCCTGGCGCACGGTCTCCTGGGCCGCGCCCCGGGCCTCCCAGACGCCGGCGATGGCGAGGCCGAGGACGATCGCGTAGATCACGCCGATCATCATCGTCATGTACTCGATGACGTCGGGGGTCTCGCTCGGGTCGTCGTCCTCGGGGATCCGGCGGTTGTTGATGACGACGATCGTGAGCACGACGGCGCACGCGGCGGCCATCGCAAGGGTGAGAACAAGCCATTCAGACATGGGTTCCTCGTGTGGGATGCAGAGGGACGAAGAGGCCGACGGGGCGCCGGGTCACTTGGACCGGGGGCGCAGGATCGCCGTCGCGAGCACCGCGGGCGCGGTGATCATGAGAGTGGCGGTGACGACGGAGGTGCCGCTCTTCGGCTTGGCGTGCGTGGCGCGGCGGTAGTGGGGCAGCGCCACGGGACCGGGCGCCGGGGGCCGCGGCCGCACGGTGGGCGGCGGCGTCGGGCTCGGGCTCGGGCTCGGGGGCGGGGGAGGCGGTGGTGGCGCGGGTGCGGGCTCCGGTGGCCTCGTGGTCGGAGGCGCGGGCGGAGGCGGCTCCGGGCGAGGTGCGGGCCTGGTGGCCGGCGGCTTGGGCGCGGGCCGGGGCGGGGGAGGGGCGGGCGGCGGAGGCGGCTCCGGCGTGGGGGACGGCGAGGGCGTCGGTGACGGGGAGGGAGACGGCGGTTCGGGCGTCGGCGTCGGCGTAGGGGTGGGCGTGGGCGTCGGCTCGGGCGTGGGGGACGGACACGGCGGGGGCGGCTCGGTGGGGCAGGGCTTCGGGTGATGGTGATGGCCGTGCCCCTTGCCCTTTCCCTTGCCGTGGTCCTTCCCGTGGCCCTTGCCCTTCCCTGAGCCGCCGTCGCCGTCGCCGTCGCCGTGACCGTGGTTGTGGCCGTCGCCTGCGACGGCCACAGCGACGTGGGAACCGCCCGGGCCGGTCGAGGCGTAGGCGCAGGCGTCCGCGGCGGCGGGCACCGGGGTGGCGAGCAGCCACACCAGTCCGAGGGCCGCCAGCGGCCGCGCGAGGAGTGATCCGTACAGAGACACGCCGTCGAGCTTGATCACAGGCGAGGCGTGCCGGGGCGGAAACGAGCGGGATTCGCCGGATGGAGCGGATCTCCGGACGTACCGGTTTGACGTTTCGCCCCGCCCGAAGCCGGCCGCGGCGGTTCGGCGGAGATCAATGCCGGTGTATCGCCGGGCAGATGGTTTCCGGAAGGCGGCGGACCGGGCCCGTTCCGGCCTCGGATCGATAACTGTCCGGTTGTCGCCCTGTCGGAGGGGAAGAAGAAGGAGGCATCCTGCACCGGCGACCAGGCCCCTCCGGCGGCAACAGCCGAGGTACGGGCGGGACCTGGGCGTCCGTCGCGGGGAGCCGCACTCGGCCGAAGAGCCGACGCACACTCATATGCACGTGAATTTGCACAGCCTGAAGGCGTGAACTCTTCGTTCCCGAGAGCACGTGCCAATGGCGTGTGACCAAGAACGGACCGCGAATTTCCGTTTCTACTCGCTCTCTCGGCGGGCGATCAGTAGCCTCACCTCGAACACCGGCCGCGAACACATGGCCGCATCCCCCATGGCGACTTGTTGGAGACATTGATGGAGCGTCCCGCCTGGGCTCCGCCTGGTATCGACATCTCGGTGCCGAGCGTGTCCCGTATGTACGACTTCTATCTGGGCGGCTCGCACAATTTCGAAGTGGACCGGGAAGCGGCGCGCAAGGCCATGGAGTTCATGCCTGGTCTGCCCAAGATCATGCAGGCGAACCGTGCCTTCATGCGGCGCGCCGTCCGCCACGCCGTTGACAACGACGTCACCCAGTTCCTGGACATCGGCTCCGGCATACCCACCTTCGGCAATGTGCACGAGGTCGCCCGGACCGCCGACCCCGCCGCCCGCGTCGTCTACGTCGACCACGACCCGGTCGCCGTGGCCCACAGCCGCGCCGTCCTGGACGGCGACGAGGGCGCCGCGGTGGTCGCGGCGGACCTGCGCAAGCCGGCCGACATCCTCTACAGTCCCGAGGTGTCCCGACTCCTCGACCTGGAGCGGCCGGTGGCGCTGCTCCTCGTCGCCGTCCTGCACTTCCTGGAGGACGAGGACCGGCCCTACGAAGCCGTCACCGAACTGCTCGACGCCCTCGCGCCCGGCAGCCTCCTGGTGCTCACCCACGCCTCGTACGAGGGCATCCCGCTCTCCGAGGAGCAGGCCGGCGGCACCGTCGGGGTCTACCGGAACATCCGCAACCCGCTGGTGATGCGGTCCGGCGCCGAGATCACCCGCTTCTTCGAGGGCACCGAACTGATCGAGCCCGGCCTCGTCCCGATGCCCGCGTGGCGTCCGGAGAGCCCGGTCGAGGAGGAGGATCCGTACGCCTTCTCCGGTTTCGCAGGGGTGGGGCGCAAGGCGTGAAGGTCCCGTCTCAGCCGTCCGGCGGCGTAGCCGAAGCCGACGGCCCGGAGGACAGACTCAGGCGGTTCGTCACCATCTGGAGCCGTGCCATCTTCCCGGTGACCGCCACCTCGCTGACCCGTCCCGAGTTCGAGGGGCATCTGCTGCCGCTGGCCCGCACCCTGTACGACGCGCTGCACGCCCGGCCGTTCGACACGGCCCCGGCCCAGCGCGCCGGCGCGGAGCTCGTCGCCGCCCACTGCACCGACCCGGACGCCCTCGGCCGCAGCCTCGGCGTCGTGGACTCGTACCTGGTGCTCTACTGCGGTACGGAGTCGGAGCTGCCGGCCGAGGAGCTCAGGGCCCGCTGCGCCCGGCTCCAGCACGCCATGGCCACCGGCTACGCCCAGGCCCTGCGGGAGCGGACCCGGGCCGAGCAGGAGGCCATCGCGCGCTCCGCGCTCTCCGCCCGCAGCGCCGCCGAGATCGCCCTGCACGCCACCGAGAGCCGCTTCCGGGCGGTCTTCGACGGGGCGGCGATCGGCATCGGCATCGCCGACCTCGACGGCAACGTCCTGGAGGTCAACGAGACCCTCACCCGTATGTTCGGCGGAATGGAGGGGCCGCTGCGCAGCCGGAACGTCAGCGAGTGGGTCCACCCGGAGGACGGCCCGCACGTCTGGAAGCTGTACGACGAGCTGGTCCGCGGCGACCGTGAGCACTACCGGGTCGAGAAGCCGTACTACCGCGGCGACGGAACGGTGCTCTG
This sequence is a window from Streptomyces sp. NBC_00691. Protein-coding genes within it:
- a CDS encoding PaaI family thioesterase — encoded protein: MTLTLAAAEKILADNFAPWVLDLGLTVESVDGQGAVLRLPWSERLAREGGGLSGQALMAAADTATVIAVAAARGGFVPMTTVQQSISFQRAVVGADVLVRAGLTKAGKRMAFADITMTAEGTEEIAAHATAVYALLG
- a CDS encoding CapA family protein, which gives rise to MTSRTRPAGVALAAFLFAATTGCTEGNGPPGGAPSPEATSGRPGSAPPAEPSAAPGGASAPAGFTLVASGDVLPHDSIIRRAAEDSGGSGYDFTPMFSGVKAVVSRADLAICHMETVYGPDGGPYIGYPAFTSPPEIAAALKATGYDSCSTASNHTLDDGAAGLGRTLDALDRAGVRHAGSARTAEEAATPTLLTAGGATVAQLAYTYDTNGYPMPEGQPWAVQKLDERKVIADARAARAAGADVVVVSVHWGSEWQTEPDERQLTLGRALTASRSGGRPDIDLILGTHAHVPQAYEKVNGTWVVYGMGDQIAGDMINHEGAHDPRGNQGSIGRFTFGPPRSPGGRWEVVKAEFVPQWFDTGRGRVVNLGADDGSDPRHIEIRDAIRRVVLSRGAAEDGLVMGE
- a CDS encoding class F sortase, coding for MPPKDFRVFQRRRRQPWGVLALAMLSGIAMMRNGVDVALGPPQPAAAARPVARPVTPPDGSVEGLEPLPFAPASRIKIPAIQVAAPIMDVGLDPDGWVAAPPPQDTNLAGWYQNGISPGQRGTAVVVGHVDNAQGPAVFYGLGSLEKGQHIEVERYDGRIAVFEIYGLEVYAKDNFPGVQVYADTGEPELRVITCGGGYTRARGYDGNVVVYARMVGSR
- a CDS encoding polysaccharide deacetylase family protein: MKKDQMPPGRRALLRLVAALGATATVGVIAADRLAAPEPADGTAAPPAPPRRGTGPAAGPQAQAARLSPTSYRLQPMTAYAPPAFRRAVPPVRQRPFLSMSGVGRSMVLTFDDGPDPRYTPGILETLRRHDCRAMFFVCGEMAVENPDLLREMAEDGHVVGNHSWSHPLIPKLRPSRIRDELGSTSEVIERTLGTAPLWYRAPYGAWNRHSFEIGAELGMEPLAWTVDTLDWKEPAAAGAIVRRVLDGAAPGAVVLSHDAGGDRAQSVTALRRYLPELLDAGYHITVPRR
- a CDS encoding sodium/solute symporter, giving the protein MNQTYAVAAVTAVVLATVLVGALGLRISRTTSDFYVASRTVRPGLNAAAISGEYLSAASFLGIAGLVLVQGPAMLWYPVGYTAGYLVLLVLVAAPLRRSGAYTLSDFAEARLESPQVRRLASLFVVGIGWLYLLPQLQGAGLTLEILTGAPDWVGGLLVALVVTGTVAAGGMRSITFVQAFQYWLKLTALLVPVLFLLAAWYGDGAPRARFDAPAVLRGHTVVKVADTVRIGLDAPLTLTVTGSVDAVAHEKRTLTLAPGTHHVSGGTTLAFAPGAALPERVASGSDPLGWSQPLAGGRDGHQLYATYGLILATFLGTMGLPHVAVRFYTSPNGRAARRTTLVVLGLVGAFYLLPPLYGALGRVYAPELALTGSADAAVLVLPDRILGGLLGDLLGALLAGGAFAAFLSTASGLTMSVAGVLTQDVLPSRGVRHFRLATLLATAVPLAVGVFASKVPVADAVGLAFAVSASSFCPLLVLGIWWRRLTPPGATAGLLLGGGSALAAVMATRAGLAPEGWPHTLMAWPAVWSVPLGFLTMILVSLATPRRVPPGTPALLARLHLPEEITGPVTGPAHAPVPEVGR
- a CDS encoding universal stress protein produces the protein MNEQQPGRFERGTDGPKVIMAGIDGSDSSLRAAAYAAGLARRQNALLALVYVQPVITAGAAMGAPTAGTTEEIAQDLVTEIRTSAERVKDLWRMRWEFHTFRGDAYAGLVQAAEELTADAVVVGASESAGHRFVGSVAVRLVKAGRWPVTVVP
- a CDS encoding sigma-70 family RNA polymerase sigma factor, whose product is MPTATTDERTLEELQRDHGPALLSFLLGLTYGDRQRAEDLAQETLVRAWLHPEAFDGPYASMRPWLFTVARRLAIDARRSRLARPAEIGDGVLAVTPDPDDATASAEAALDVRAAVRELSPEHRAVLVRIYFHGLTVNEAAVDLGIPAGTVKSRSHYALRQLGRSLPGYRPHRAAVARPRVTAPQ
- a CDS encoding histidine kinase, which gives rise to MSGIALAAAAAAGAVLLAAGFVLGRFAARRGGRAADPDLGTPVERATFHTLHTASLAAPPLRAGLTEDTARRAAGTLRSLLGTEALCLTDRGAVLAWDGPGEDHHRAHVPEQAAETLETGRSRSAHTDCADPACPLRWAVIAPLTGEDGVLGALVAYGSRESAVLVRAATEVARWASVQLELAELDRSRTRIVEAEIRALRAQISPHFIFNSLAAIASFVRTDPEQARELLLEFADFTRYSFRRHGEFAQLADELRSIEQYLALAGARFGDRLKVTLQIAPEVLPVTLPFLCLQPLVENAVKHGLEDRERGCRVTIAARDAGAEAVVTVEDDGIGMDPELLRAVLRGEHPAGSGIGLSNVDERLRQVYGGEYGLVIETGVGAGMKVTVRIPKYHQGVHRSSP